In Pseudomonas flavescens, the sequence CACCGACGGCACGGCCGCACGGGGCGGCACCTGGCCATACACGACGATCTCCTGGACCTCGCCATTGCCGGTCGAATCCAGGGTATCGCCGCCATTGCTGCCGTCGCCCCAGGGCGTGGTACGGCCAGCATCCTGGAACAGGTTGTAGGCGATCAGATCGGTGCCGTTGCTCATGTTGCGCTGACCGCCAGCGGGGTTGCCGCCACTGTCGAGGGTCACGCTGTAATCGGTGCCGTTGTTGCACGTCACGCTGAACGAGCCACCGCCGCCAGAACCCACGGACTGCGCCTCCAGCGGCGCGGTGATGGCGGCAACGCTGCCGAAATCGATATTGCCGAAGGTCCCGCCGGCAGAACCGCCGTTACCCACGGTGCAGCCATCGGTGATGACCAGTTGAATGCCAAGCTGACCGGTAACGGTACCGGCTGCATTCGCCGTTGAGCCAATGGCCAACGCCAGAAGGGATGAAACCAGTAGCGCTGAACGCCGCATAACCGTCTCCTGCAGACTCGAGAAACTCCCATGCTCAGAAACCCGGATCGTCACATCCGGGTATTGAGAGGGAGACAGGACAAGGGTCGACCACGTTCAGGCGATTGCACGCGTCAATGAATCAGGCATGTTTTCACCAACCCCTCAATGCCATGCGCAACAGATTGATTGAAATGAAGAATATTTTTTGACGTAGGAGATAAGCGGGCAGACATGGGGCAGATGTCCTACAGAACAAAAGGACACCCGCTATCAGCGGACATGGAAAACTGTCTGACAAGTCAAGATGATGGCGTCATCGGGTTATCGTTTCAGCGCCAGTCTTCACGCAGTCGGATCAGGCCCTCCTGGGCCACGGAGGCGACCAGTTGGCCCTGGCGGTTGAACACGCTGCCGCGAGAAAAACCGCGGGCATTGCCAGCCCAGGGGCTGTCCATGGCGTAGAGCAGCCAGTCGTCCATGCGCAGGTTGCCGTGGAACCAGATGGAGTGATCGAGGCTGGCCACCTGCATGAACTTCTGCCACACCGATACGCCGTGGGGCAGCATCGAGGTGGTCAGCAGATTGAAGTCCGAGGCATAGCCAAGCAGGTACTTGTGGATGGCAGGTGTGTCCGGCAACTCACCGTCAGCGCGGAACCACACGTACTTGACCGGCTCGCTGACCTTGGGGGCGAACGGATTATCGACGGTCACCGGGCGAATCTCGATGGGCTTGTCGAACAGCACACGCTCGCGCACCCGAGGCGGCAACGAGTCGGCTACCAGGCTGGCCAGTTCGGTTTCCGAACGCAGCCCTTCCGGGCCCGGGACGTCAGGCATCTGCGCCTGATGGTGGAGCCCTTCTTCGAGGTACTGGAACGAGGCGCTGCAGGTGAAGATCGCCTTGCCCTTCTGCACCGCCGTTACCCGGCGGGTGCTGAAACTGCCGCCGTCACGCACGCGGTCGACCTGATAGACCACCGGCAATGCGGCATCGCCCGGGCGCAGGAAGTAGCCATGCAGCGAGTGCACATGACGATCGGCCTCGACCGTCTGGGTGGCCGCCGACACGCACTGGCCCAGTACCTGACCGCCGAAGAGTTGGCGAAAACCGAGATCCTGGCTGACGCCACGGAACAGGTTTTCCTCGATGGCCTCGAGGCTCAGCAGCGCCACCAATTCTTGCAGGACTTGACTCATACGGTTCTCCACGGCCCCTACCCAGGGCAATACTGCGACACGCGCGGGGTGCGCGGACGGTGAATGGTAATGCCTTTGCCGCCTGTCAGGAATCGCGGGATGGCGACGGAGGCGACAGGCTCAGCCCCGCTTCGGCCATTCGCCACGCGTGATCCGATACAGCAGGTGCTGGTATAGCCGGTGACCGGGCGCCAGTGCCGGATGCTCGAAGCCGCCAGCCGGCTGCATGCCGAGCGCCTGCATGACCCGCTGCGAGGGCACGTTCACGGCGGCCGTGAAGGACACCACTTGCGGCAGCTCAAGGCGCACGAAGGCGCAGTCCAGGGCCGCTCGAGCAGCCTCCTGAGCGTACCCCTGCCCCCAGTGCTCCGGCAGCAATCGCCAACCGATCTCCACCGCCGGCGTGAAGGCGGCCTCGAAGCCGACATGGGCCAGCCCGGTCATGCCAATGAAGCGCCCGTCGTGGCGATGCCGCAGCGCCCAGAAGCAAAACCCATGCTGGCTGAAGTGCTGCTGCAGGCGCGCCAGCAATGCCTGGCTCTGCTCAAGGCTCAAGGGCGCCGGAAAATGGCGCATCACCTGCTCGTCAGCGCACAGGGTCGCCAGGTCGGCGAGGTCGTCATCACGCCAGGCGCTCAGGTACAGGCGCGGCGTTTGCAGCTCGATCACATCCATTTCGCTTCTCGTGCATACTGCCCAGGGTTCACCAAACGCCGCCATTGTATGCCCCTGCCGCTGATCTACCACGACGACTACAGCCCGCCCTTTCCGGAAGGCCACCGCTTCCCGATGGAGAAATTCCGTCTGCTGCGCGACCACCTGGTGGACAGCGGCCTGACCCGGGATGCCGACCTGCTGCGTCCGCAAATCTGCCCCGCGGACATCCTCGCCCTCTGCCATTGCCCCGCCTATATCGAGCGTTACCTGAGCGGCGAGCTGAGCCATGAAGATCAGCGCCGTCTCGGGCTGCCGTGGAGCCCGGCGCTGGCACGTCGCACCGTGCGGGCAGTGGGTGGCTCGCTACTGGCAACCGAGCAGGCGCTGCAACATGGCCTGGCCTGTCACCTGGCGGGCGGCACCCACCACGCCCACTACGATTACCCGGCAGGCTTCTGCATCTTCAACGACCTGGCCGTGATCGCCCGCTACCTGCTGGAAAGCGGCCAGGCGCATCGCGTACTGATCTTCGATTGCGACGTCCACCAGGGCGACGGCACCGCGCGGCTGCTCGAACACGTGGACAACGCCGTCACCGTGTCGCTGCACTGCGAGCAGAACTACCCGACACGCAAGGCCCGCAGCGACTGGGACATCCCACTGCCTCGTGGCCTGGGCGACCGCGACTACCTGAAAGTCGTCGACGACACCCTCGACTACCTGCTGCCCCTCTATCAGCCGGATATCGTGCTCTATGACGCCGGCGTCGACGTGCACCGCGACGATGCCCTCGGCTATCTGCAACTCAGCGACGCCGGCCTGGCTGCCCGCGACGAAGCCGTGCTGCATCATTGCCTGGGCCGCGACATTCCAGTGGTCGGCGTGATCGGTGGCGGCTACAGCAAGGATCGCCACGCCCTGGCCCGCCGCCATGGCATTCTCCATCACAGCGCCGCGCGGGTATGGCAGCAACGAGGGCTCGGGTAGCTCCGCCCCCCGTAGGAAAGCACCCAGCTCACAGAATCACGGCCAACTGCTATCACCCGCCTCTGCCCACTGCTAGAGTCGCCGCCTTTCTCACAAGGATGTTTCCATGCAAGCTCATGCCTACCAGGCGCCCGGCGCCAATCTCGAAGTAGAAAGCGTGTTCTGCCGTAATTGCGGCTCGCCCATCACTGCCACTGCGCAGACCTGCTCGCACTGCAGCGCCAACCAGAATCTCAACCCTCGAAGCAAGATCACCGCGGGTCTGCTCGCGCTGTTCCTTGGCGGTCTCGGTTTTCACCGTTTCTATCTGGGCCAGTGGTGGGGGCTGTTCTATCTGCTGTTCTGGGGCACCGGCATTCCCAGCCTGATTTCGCTGATTGAGGCCATCGTATTCTTCTGCACCAGTGACCAGAAATGGAACGCCAAGTACGGGCGCACCAAGGGCAGTGCCTGGCTGATGGGCCTCGCCGGCGTCTTTGCCATACTGGTCATGATCGGTACCCTCTCTGCCATTGCCATCCCCGCCTACCAGAAATATGTTGAGCGGGCCAAAGCCGCCCAGGCCAGCATGCAACAGCAGGCCGAGCCACAATTGCGTCAGCAGTAGCAAGCAACACGGGCGCCGACCTGTGCGGCGCCCATGCCCGATGGCGGAGCCTGCGTTAGAATGCGCGCCAGCCCAACTTCGCCAAATCTTATGACCCAGAACTCCCTGTCCGCCGTCATCATCGGCGGCGGCCCCGCCGGCCTGATGGCCGCTGAAACCCTGGCGCTCACCGGCGTGCGGGTCGACCTCTACGACGCCATGCCCTCCGTGGGCCGCAAGTTCCTCCTGGCCGGCGTCGGCGGGATGAACATCACCCATTCCGAAGCCTACCCGGCGTTCGTCAGCCGTTACGGCGAGCGCCAAGGGCAGGTCGACGAACTGCTGCAAGGCTTCGACGCCGATGCCCTGCGCGCCTGGATTCATGGCCTGGGTATCGACACCTTCGTCGGCACCTCGGGCCGCGTGTTCCCCACCGACATGAAGGCAGCGCCGCTACTGCGCGCCTGGCTCAAACGCCTGCGCGAAGCCGGGGTGCACCTGCACACCCGGCACCGCTGGCTGGGCTGGAATGACGACGGCAGCCTGCGCGTGGGCACCCCCGAAGGCGAGCGCGCGGTCCACGCCGATGCCGTATTGCTGGCCCTGGGCGGCGGCAGTTGGCCGCGGCTAGGCTCCGACGGCAGCTGGGTCGCCCACCTGCAACGGGCCGGCGTGCCCATCGCCCCGCTGCAACCGAGCAACTGCGGTTTCGACGTGGCCACCTGGAGCCCGCTGTTGCGCGAGAAATTCGCCGGGGCACCGCTGAAGAACGTCGCCCTGGGTCTGAGCGGTGAGGCGCAGCGCCAGGGTGAGTTCGTGCTCACCGCCACCGGTATCGAGGGCAGCCTGGTGTACGCCCTGTCCGCCGGCATTCGCCAGCGCATCACCCGCGACGGTAGCTGCACGGTGCACCTCGACCTGCTGCCACAGCGCAGCGAAGACGCCTTGAGCAAGGCCCTGAGCAAGCCCCGTGGCTCGCACTCCATGGCCAAGCACCTGCATCGTCAGGCCGGGCTGGATGGCGTCAAGGCCGCGCTGCTGCGCGAGCTGACCGCCGCCGAGCACTACGCCGATCCCCAGCGCCTGGCCGCCTCGATCAAGGCCCTGCCCATCGAACTGCGCCAACCGCGCCCCCTGGAGGAAGCGATCAGCAGCGCCGGTGGCGTGCCTTTCGAAGCCCTCGACAAGGGGTTGATGCTGACCGTACTGCCCGGCACGTTCTGCGCGGGCGAAATGCTCGACTGGGAGGCGCCCACCGGCGGCTACCTGCTCACCGCGTGCTTCGCCAGTGGCCGTGTGGCCGGCCAGGGCATCGCCCGCTGGCTGCGAACCAAAAACCGATAACCCCGGATCAGGAGGATCCCCATGCTGACCAGCGTCGAACTCAAGACCTTCATCCCGGCCAAGGACTACCCGCTCAGCCAGGCCTTCTACACCGCACTGGGCTTCAAACCCGGCTGGCAATCGGACGAGATGAGTTACTTCAGCAACGGCGAGCACAACGCCTTTCTGCTGCAGAACTTCTACGTCAAGGAGCAGGCGGACAACTTCGTCATGCACCTGCTGGTCGACGACGTCGAAGCCTGGTGGGCCAACGTGCAGAAGGAAAAGCTCAGCGAGCGTTTCGGTGTGCGCACCATCGAACCGCAAGACCAGCCCTGGGGCATCCGCGAATTCATCATCTTCGACCCGAGCGGCGTGCTGTGGCGGATCGGGCAGAATATCTGAGCGGAAAAAAGCACGAAGCCTGAATTGAGCGCAGCGATACCCAGGAGCGCTCTCGCAATGCGCCGTCTAGCTTTCGAGCGAAATCGTCTTTCGAAAGAACACCCGGGCGTAACCGTCCTCAACTGCCCGGCGCGTTTCCCGGTACCCCAAACGCGGGTAGAAGAGGATGTTCTCGGTCATCCGCTCGTTGGTGTACAGCTCGATGGCCACGCAACCCAGTTCCCGAGCCTGGTCTTCGGCGAAGCCCATCAGTTGCCTGCCCAGCCCCTGGCCACGGGCCTGATTGCAGACCGCGACGTTCTGCACATGCAGCACATCGCCCTCATGCTCCAGCACCAAAACGCCCCTCACCGCACCGTCCGCCTCCAATACGAACACCCTGTACCCTGCAATGACCTGGCGATAGTCATCGAGCATCGGCGCCGGCTGCCTGCCGATCCGTGGAATATAGGGGGCGTAGGCGTCGTGGACTATCGCGGTGATCGCGTCGACATCCACCTCCCTGGCGCGGCGTATCAGCATTAACGCCCGCCCTTCGGCTTGCCACCGAAACTCGGCACCTTGCGGATGGCCTTGACCGGCGGTGCGGCAGGTTCGTCGCTCTCCATCCAGCGGCCCAGGCTGCCGGACTTGCCGCCCCCGACCACCTTGGGCTTTTTCGGCTTCTTCGGTTTTTTCACCACCAGACCGCCAGCCATCGTCTGCGGCACACGGTGGTCGGGGATGAAGTCCGGCTCGTCGACGCGCTGCACGATCTGCTGGATCAGCGCTTCGATGGCCGAGAGCAGTTGCACCTCGTCGGCGCAGACCAGCGACACGGCCTGGCCGCTGGCCCCCGCGCGACCGGTACGACCGATGCGGTGCACGTAGTCTTCGGCGACGATGGGCAGGTCGAAGTTGACCACCAGTGGCAGGTCATCGATATCCAGGCCGCGGGCGGCCACATCGGTGGCGACCAGCACGTCGACTTCGCCGGCCTTGAAGCGCTGCAGTGCACGCAGGCGGGTCGGCTGCGGCTTGTCACCGTGGATCGCATCGGCACGAATGCCTGCGGCCAGCAGTTCCTGCTCGAGTTCATCGACGCCCTTGCGGGTCTTGACGAAGACCAGCACCTGCGACCATTTCTTGCTGCGGTACAGGTGCAGGAACAGCTCGGCCTTGCGCTTCTTGTCGACCGGAATCAGCCACTGCTTGACCGACTTGGCGGCGGCGTTGCGCGGGCTGACTTCGATGCTCAGCGGGTCCCGCAACATTTCACCGGCCAGGGTGCGAATGGCCTCGGAAAAGGTCGCGGAGAACAGCAGGGTCTGGCGCTTCTTCGGCAAGGCGGCGAACAGGTCGTCCAGCTCGCGGGCAAAGCCCAGGTCGAGCATGCGATCGGCTTCATCGAGCACCAGCACCTGCAACTGGGAAAACTTCACCGCGTTCTGGCGGTACAGGTCGAGCAGCCGACCAGGGGTGGCGACCAGTACGTCGAGACCTTTGCGCAGCTTCATCATCTGCGGGTTGATGCTCACGCCACCGTACACCGCGTAACTGCGCAGGGGCAGAAACTGCGAGTAGGTCTGCACGCTTTGCTGCACCTGCTCGGCCAACTCGCGGGTCGGCACCAGCACCAGGGCGCGCACCGAGTTGCTGGCGACGGTCGGGCCTTCCATCATCAGGCGCTGCAGGATCGGCAGGGTGAAGGCGGCGGTCTTGCCGGTGCCGGTCTGCGCCGCGGCCATCAGATCGCGGCCGTTGATGATCGGGCCGATGGCCTGGGCCTGGACGGGCGTCGGGGTCTTGTAGTCGAGGCCGTCGAGGCAGCGCAGCAGGGGTTCGATCAGGCCGAGGGAAGCGAAGGTCATGGCGGGCAACGTGGTGGGCAATGGAGATGCCGCACAGTTTATCCTGTCCGGGTAGCGGCCGCTCAGTTGCAGCGCGGCGCTACCCGGGGATGAACACCCTGGGTAGCGCTTCGCTCAACGCCAGGCCACGAGTTCCGGCATGCGACTCAGAACTCACCGCGCAAGGTGAACATGTAGCTGCGCGGATCGCCGTAGTAATTGCCGCGGCGCAGCTCACCCACGGACTTGTAGTACGTCTTGTCGAACAGGTTCTTGGCATCGAGGCCAATCGTCCAGTGCTGGTCGATTTTCCAGGTGGCCAGGGCATCGTAGACCGCACGACCGGCGTTGCTCACTTCAGGGCCGTAGGTATCGGTGCTGTAGCCACTCTGCGCGGAAACGGCGCCGCCGACGGTCAGGCGATTGAGCGCACCAGGCAACTGATAAGTGGTCGAGGCACGCAGCAAGTGCTTGGGCGTCTGGTAGTCGGTGGGGCCGCCGCTGGCCTTGCTGGTCTGGTTGAAGGTGTAGCCGGCTGCCACCTGCCAGCCGGACAGCAGTTCACCACTGGCCTCCAGTTCGTAACCCTTGCTGCGCTGGATCTCGGCATTCAGGTAGCACAGGCCATCGATGTTCGAATCGCAGAGCGCGCCACTGGGGTCTTCTGCCGCCACGTCGTCCTGCTTGATGTAGAACAGCGCAGCGGAGAGATTCAGGCGTCCGTCGTACAGCTCGCCCTTGATACCGGTTTCGTAATTGACGCCAACGGCCGGATCGAGCAGCGAGCCCGCTGCCGTGCGGTAATCGCTTTGTGGCTGGAAGATGTCGGCGTAGCTGGCGTACCACGACCACTGGTCGTTGAGGTCGTAGATGACGCCGACGAAGGGCGTGAACTCGTGATCCTGACGATTCCCTGCCTTGGTTCCGCTGAGGGTCTCTTCGGTCTCGTATTCGTACCAACTCAACCGTCCACCCAGCACCACGCTCAGTGGCTCGCTCAGGTACAGCCGCGTATTGGCGTAAACCCCATAACGAGTCTCGGCGCTGTCGTTGATCGACGTCCAGGCGGCACGCGTCGGCCTGGCCAATGCCTGATGGTTCGGGTCGAACACGTCGATGGCGCCGACGCCCGCAGCGGTATTGATATTGGCGTTCTTGCTGTACTGCTCCTCGCGGGACCAGTTGCCGCCGACCATCAGCGTATGGCGCAGGCCGAAGGCTTCGAAGCTGCCGGAAAGGTTGCTGTCGATACCGGTGTTGGTCACGTCATCACTGCGGTACAGCGTTCGGAACAAGCGCGAGCCCGTATTGGTGGCCGGGTTGATCGCGCCTTGAGGCAGTGCCGAACGCTGATCGAAGCCCCCTTCAGCGCGGGTCAGCGAGGTCTTGCTGGTCCAGTCCTCGCTGAGGCGATATTCCAGGTCGGCGAAAACTTCGGTCTGCTCGCTTTCGTGGCGGTTCCAGTCCTGCGCCAGCGAGGTGGAACGGGAAACGCCGAGGGCCTTGCCATTGCTGTAGCGCGGCAGGCCGAAGATCGAGTAGCCGCTGGTGACGCCCGTCTGCCGGCGCAGGCCAACGGAAAGAGTCGAGGCGTCATTGAGGTCGGCTTCGACGATGCCGTAGAACAGCGGCTTGCGGCTGGCTTCGCGGTCGTAGAAATACTGGCGATCTTCGTAGGCCACCAAGGCACGACCGCGCAGGGTGCGGGACTCGTTCAGCGCGCCGCTACCATCCAGGTCCATGCGGTAGAAATCGTCGGAGCCGGCGCGGGTGGTCACCGAGAAGCGCGGCTCGGCAGTCGGCCGCTTGCGCACCAGATTGACCGCGCCGCCCGGGTTGCCGTTGCCGACCAGCAGGCCGGCGGCGCCACGAAGAATCTCCACGCGGTCGTAAACGGCGGTGTCCGGGGTCATCCAGCCGGTGGGGCTGTGAATCACGCCGGGCATGCCATCGACCAGATAGGCATCGGCGCCCAGCTCGAAACCCCGGGAATTGTACTGATGGTCGCCGAAGTTGCGCGTCTGCAGGGTGATGCCCGGTGCGCTGTAGAGCACCTGATCCAGGGAGGTGAAATTACGATCGTCCATCTGCTGGCGGGTGATCACGCTGACCGACTGCGGGGTTTCACGCAACGACTGCGCGCCCTTGCCCAGGGTGACCGCACGGGTGGTGTAGGAACCGCTACCCTCGGTAGCGCTGCTCGCCAGATCACTGCTGATGGTGGTGGCCTGCAGGTCGAGCGCGGCGGACGGCCCGTGCTCCATGATCAGCCAGACGTCGCCGCTGCGCTGCACCACCAGCCCCGAACCGGCGAGCAGACGACGCAACGCATCATCGATGGCGAAGGTGCCCTTCAGCGCAGGCGCCGAGCGGCTTGCGACCAGGCGATCATCGACGGCGAGGGTCACCCCGGCCTGGCTGGCCAGCTGCTTCAGGGTGGCAGCCAGCGGTTGCGCCGGCAGATCCAGTTCGACGGGGGCTGCCTGTACGCCCAGTGCCAGCGTCAGGGCGCTGGCGGTGACCAGTGTTTTCAGGGATGTGCGCAGCATGAGGGGTCTCGTGATGATCTCGGATACCCCTTGACGGAGCAGGCTGCGAAAAGCCCAACCTGGAACGCGAAAATTTTCAGCGCGGCAGCAACAGGGTGCCGTCGGCACGCTCCTGCAGGCGTACCCCGGCAAGCTGCGGCAAGGCCTGAACGAATGCCTCGATATCGGCCACCTGTACCACGGCGGTGAGTGTCTGCGGCATGACCGGCTGCTCGAGGCGCAGCGGCTTTTCGCGATAACGGGCAAGGCCGGCCACCACCTCGCCCAGGTCGGCCTGCTCGAAAACCAGGCTGCCGCTGCTGAAGCCAAAAGCGCCCGCCGCCTTGCGATCCGAACGCCGCAGCCCGACAGACTCACGATAAAGGCCGACCTGATCGGCGCCCAGCTCGATGCGCTGCTCGCCGCTGGTCATCGCGACCCGGCCACGGGCCACGCTGACCTGCACGCGCCGGTCGAACGTCTCGACCACGAAACGCGTCCCCAGCACCCGCACCTGTGCCGCGCCGGCATCCACCACGAAGGGGCGTTGCGGGTCGTGGCGCACGTCGAAGATGGCCCGCCCACGCAACAGCGTCAGATGCCGCACGCGATCATCGAAGAGCACCTGGATGCGTGTATCGGCATCCATCTGCACCTCGCTGCCGTCGGCCAGCTGCATGCGCCGCAACGCACCGATGCCGGTGAACAGTTGCAGTTCCTGGCGCGCGGCATGGCGGGCCAGCAGCCAGGCACCCAGGCCGCCGAGCAGCAAGCCGCCGAGCATGCCGTTGCGCAGGAAGCGCCGGCGCCCGACGTTCTCCATGGCGCCAGCCAGGGCACGGGTCTGATCGGTGCTGGAGAAGTCGCCCCACAAGCGCTTGAAGCTGTGAAATTCCTGAGCGTTGCGCGGGTCGGCGGCCAGCCAGTTGGCGAATACCTGGCGTTCGGGGTGATCGTCCGGCAACTCGAGCAGTCGCGCGAACCAGTGCGCCGCCTCACGACGCCGCGCGCTCATGGGCAGAGCAGCTCGCGGGCCTCGTGCAGATCGAGCAAGGCACGCACCAGGTGGCGCTCGACCATGGTGGTGCTGATCTGCAGCATCGCGGCGACCTCCACCTGGCGGTGCCCTTCGATACGCACCAGCCAGAACACCTCGCGGCAACGCGGCGGCAGGCAATCGAGAATGCGCTGCAGGGCATCCAGACGCTGCTGGAGGTCGGCCAGATGTTCGGCCGAAGGGACGAACGACGCGCCCTCGTCCAGATCCATGCGCGGCTCGCTGCCAGCCTCGGGAAACGGCTGATAGCGCGAAGCGTCGCGGTAATGGTCGATCAGAACGGAATGGGCGATGCGCCGCAGGTAGGCGTTGGGCTGTTCGATGACGCCACGCTGGTTGGCGAGCACGAAGCGAATGAAGGCATCGTGCAGCACGTCATAGGCACGCTGCACGCAATGGGTACGCCGGCTCAGGCTCAGCAGCAGATCGGTGTAGGCCCAGCGCAAATTGATTCCGCCCCACTCCATCATCCACCTCGGCCATGTTTCGACGGCGTCAGCCATCAGGGGGCGGGCAGTATAGAGAGCGCCACGAGGCAAAGTAAATGAGAACTATTAGTAGCCGACCGGCAACTGCGACGGCCGTTAACTCAGGGCACCGAGCAGCGCACGCACCTTGGCTGCGGACATGCCTTGCAACTGACGCAGGAAGTCGTGATCGACCACGCTGCGGCCGTATTGCTCGCGCAGCAGGCGACACAGATGCAGCGTCAGGTTGGCGGCCATTTCCGCGTCGGCCAGCGCCCGGTGAGCCTTGCCGGTGTCCGGCAGGCGCGCCCAGCGATTGAGGTTGCCAAGCTTGTGGCTCGGTGCGCCAGGCAGCAGACGCCGCGACAGCAACAGCGAGCAGGCGAACTGCTGGACACGCGTGCGGCCGATCAGGCCCAGCTCGGCGTCCCAGAACTTCTGATCGAAGGAGGCATTGTGCGCCAGCATCGGAATGTCGCCAACGAACTCGGCGACCTCGTGCATCACCTCGGCTGCCGGGGGTGCGCTGCGCAGCATGGCGTTGCTGATGCCGGTCAGTTGCTCGATGAACGGCGGCACCCAGGCACCGCTGTTCATCAGGCTCTGGTAACGCGCGGTGATCTGCCCGTTCTCGATGATCACCACGCCTATTTCGGTGGCGCGGGCCTGCTGGGCCGGCGACATGCCGGTGGTTTCGAAGTCGATGACAGCAATGGGTTTCACGTAAAGCCTCAGTGTTTCAGCAACAGATGCCCCTCGATGGGCACATAACGAGTGGCCGCGCGCACCAGCGACTGCGCGGTGAGCCCGGGAACGCCGTAGGCCACGGCTTCGACGCCATGACGTTGGCGAATGCGTTCGAGCAGCAGATCGAAATCGCCGTCACCGGAGGCCAGCACCACGCTGTCGACGTTCGCCGCCGCGTCCATCACGTCGATGGTGATGCCCACGTCCCAGTCCCCTTTTGCCGAACCGTCACTGCGCTGGATGTAGGGTTTCAGCTTCACGGTGAAGCCGAG encodes:
- a CDS encoding Csu type fimbrial protein; translated protein: MRRSALLVSSLLALAIGSTANAAGTVTGQLGIQLVITDGCTVGNGGSAGGTFGNIDFGSVAAITAPLEAQSVGSGGGGSFSVTCNNGTDYSVTLDSGGNPAGGQRNMSNGTDLIAYNLFQDAGRTTPWGDGSNGGDTLDSTGNGEVQEIVVYGQVPPRAAVPSVGTYTDTVQVTVAW
- the tesB gene encoding acyl-CoA thioesterase II — its product is MSQVLQELVALLSLEAIEENLFRGVSQDLGFRQLFGGQVLGQCVSAATQTVEADRHVHSLHGYFLRPGDAALPVVYQVDRVRDGGSFSTRRVTAVQKGKAIFTCSASFQYLEEGLHHQAQMPDVPGPEGLRSETELASLVADSLPPRVRERVLFDKPIEIRPVTVDNPFAPKVSEPVKYVWFRADGELPDTPAIHKYLLGYASDFNLLTTSMLPHGVSVWQKFMQVASLDHSIWFHGNLRMDDWLLYAMDSPWAGNARGFSRGSVFNRQGQLVASVAQEGLIRLREDWR
- a CDS encoding GNAT family N-acetyltransferase, whose protein sequence is MDVIELQTPRLYLSAWRDDDLADLATLCADEQVMRHFPAPLSLEQSQALLARLQQHFSQHGFCFWALRHRHDGRFIGMTGLAHVGFEAAFTPAVEIGWRLLPEHWGQGYAQEAARAALDCAFVRLELPQVVSFTAAVNVPSQRVMQALGMQPAGGFEHPALAPGHRLYQHLLYRITRGEWPKRG
- a CDS encoding histone deacetylase family protein, producing the protein MPLPLIYHDDYSPPFPEGHRFPMEKFRLLRDHLVDSGLTRDADLLRPQICPADILALCHCPAYIERYLSGELSHEDQRRLGLPWSPALARRTVRAVGGSLLATEQALQHGLACHLAGGTHHAHYDYPAGFCIFNDLAVIARYLLESGQAHRVLIFDCDVHQGDGTARLLEHVDNAVTVSLHCEQNYPTRKARSDWDIPLPRGLGDRDYLKVVDDTLDYLLPLYQPDIVLYDAGVDVHRDDALGYLQLSDAGLAARDEAVLHHCLGRDIPVVGVIGGGYSKDRHALARRHGILHHSAARVWQQRGLG
- a CDS encoding NINE protein translates to MQAHAYQAPGANLEVESVFCRNCGSPITATAQTCSHCSANQNLNPRSKITAGLLALFLGGLGFHRFYLGQWWGLFYLLFWGTGIPSLISLIEAIVFFCTSDQKWNAKYGRTKGSAWLMGLAGVFAILVMIGTLSAIAIPAYQKYVERAKAAQASMQQQAEPQLRQQ
- a CDS encoding TIGR03862 family flavoprotein, producing the protein MTQNSLSAVIIGGGPAGLMAAETLALTGVRVDLYDAMPSVGRKFLLAGVGGMNITHSEAYPAFVSRYGERQGQVDELLQGFDADALRAWIHGLGIDTFVGTSGRVFPTDMKAAPLLRAWLKRLREAGVHLHTRHRWLGWNDDGSLRVGTPEGERAVHADAVLLALGGGSWPRLGSDGSWVAHLQRAGVPIAPLQPSNCGFDVATWSPLLREKFAGAPLKNVALGLSGEAQRQGEFVLTATGIEGSLVYALSAGIRQRITRDGSCTVHLDLLPQRSEDALSKALSKPRGSHSMAKHLHRQAGLDGVKAALLRELTAAEHYADPQRLAASIKALPIELRQPRPLEEAISSAGGVPFEALDKGLMLTVLPGTFCAGEMLDWEAPTGGYLLTACFASGRVAGQGIARWLRTKNR
- a CDS encoding VOC family protein is translated as MLTSVELKTFIPAKDYPLSQAFYTALGFKPGWQSDEMSYFSNGEHNAFLLQNFYVKEQADNFVMHLLVDDVEAWWANVQKEKLSERFGVRTIEPQDQPWGIREFIIFDPSGVLWRIGQNI
- a CDS encoding GNAT family N-acetyltransferase; the encoded protein is MLIRRAREVDVDAITAIVHDAYAPYIPRIGRQPAPMLDDYRQVIAGYRVFVLEADGAVRGVLVLEHEGDVLHVQNVAVCNQARGQGLGRQLMGFAEDQARELGCVAIELYTNERMTENILFYPRLGYRETRRAVEDGYARVFFRKTISLES
- a CDS encoding DEAD/DEAH box helicase, encoding MTFASLGLIEPLLRCLDGLDYKTPTPVQAQAIGPIINGRDLMAAAQTGTGKTAAFTLPILQRLMMEGPTVASNSVRALVLVPTRELAEQVQQSVQTYSQFLPLRSYAVYGGVSINPQMMKLRKGLDVLVATPGRLLDLYRQNAVKFSQLQVLVLDEADRMLDLGFARELDDLFAALPKKRQTLLFSATFSEAIRTLAGEMLRDPLSIEVSPRNAAAKSVKQWLIPVDKKRKAELFLHLYRSKKWSQVLVFVKTRKGVDELEQELLAAGIRADAIHGDKPQPTRLRALQRFKAGEVDVLVATDVAARGLDIDDLPLVVNFDLPIVAEDYVHRIGRTGRAGASGQAVSLVCADEVQLLSAIEALIQQIVQRVDEPDFIPDHRVPQTMAGGLVVKKPKKPKKPKVVGGGKSGSLGRWMESDEPAAPPVKAIRKVPSFGGKPKGGR